Proteins encoded together in one Microbacterium sp. zg-Y625 window:
- a CDS encoding TetR/AcrR family transcriptional regulator, which yields MSRPPLAREKVLDAFEAILIEEGERPATLEATARAAGVSKGGLLYHFGTKEALETGLLERLRALVDADVSATAAAPDGPVSYFLRSSVMHNDPLDRALLATSRLAQGGNATARDALRTVREDWAAVLRPHVRDETALDLVMLVSDGLYFNNALAGGSVPGPVPRGAAMDALISLVEEATLRTR from the coding sequence ATGAGCCGCCCACCGCTTGCCCGCGAGAAGGTGCTCGACGCCTTCGAGGCGATCCTCATCGAAGAGGGAGAACGCCCCGCGACGCTGGAGGCGACCGCGCGCGCGGCAGGGGTCTCCAAGGGCGGCCTGCTCTACCACTTCGGCACCAAGGAGGCGCTGGAGACGGGGCTGCTCGAGCGACTGCGCGCGCTCGTCGACGCGGACGTCTCCGCGACCGCCGCCGCACCCGACGGACCGGTGTCGTACTTCCTGCGCTCGTCGGTCATGCACAACGACCCGCTCGACCGCGCGCTGCTGGCGACCTCGCGACTGGCGCAGGGCGGCAACGCGACGGCGCGCGACGCACTGCGCACGGTCCGGGAGGACTGGGCGGCCGTGCTGCGCCCGCACGTGCGCGACGAGACGGCGCTGGACCTCGTCATGCTCGTCAGCGACGGGCTCTACTTCAACAACGCCCTCGCCGGCGGCTCCGTGCCGGGGCCGGTGCCGCGCGGCGCGGCGATGGACGCGCTGATCTCGCTCGTCGAAGAGGCGACGCTCAGGACTCGGTGA
- the serA gene encoding phosphoglycerate dehydrogenase: MPQPVVLIAEELSPATIDALGPDFDVRHVDGADRSALLPALADAHAVLIRSATKMDAEAIAAAPSLKVIARAGVGLDNVDIKTATTAGVMVVNAPTSNIISAAELTIGHILSLARRIPAAHASLAAGQWKRSAYTGVELFEKTVGIIGLGRIGALIAARLQAFGVNVVAYDPYVTSARAQQLGVQLLSLDDLLQQSDFITIHMPKTAETTGMISTEQFRLMKPTAYIVNVARGGLIDEEALYVALTTGEIAGAGLDVFTSEPPADGGTARPLLDLPNVVVTPHLGASTDEAQEKAGVSVARSVRLALGGELVPDAVNVAGGVIDPYVRPGIPLVEKLGQIFSALAHSPLTSLDVEVHGELNQYDVSVLKLAALKGVFTNIVSESVSYVNAPLLAEQRGIEARLIVDDQSEEYRNVITLRGALSDGSQLSVSGTLTGTKQIEKLVGINDYAVELPIEQHHIVMLYTDRPGIVAVYGQKFGEAGINIAGMQIARRAAGGQALSVLTVDSPVADDVLDAVGSAIQADLFRQIEITES, encoded by the coding sequence CCGCCACGATCGACGCCCTCGGGCCCGACTTCGATGTGCGTCACGTCGACGGCGCCGACCGCTCTGCTCTGCTCCCCGCCCTCGCCGACGCACACGCGGTGCTCATCCGCTCGGCGACCAAGATGGATGCCGAGGCCATCGCCGCCGCTCCGTCGCTCAAGGTGATCGCGCGCGCCGGAGTGGGCCTCGACAACGTCGACATCAAGACGGCCACGACCGCCGGGGTCATGGTCGTCAACGCCCCGACCTCGAACATCATCTCGGCCGCCGAGCTCACCATCGGTCACATCCTGAGCCTCGCGCGGCGCATTCCCGCCGCCCACGCCTCGCTCGCAGCCGGCCAGTGGAAGCGCAGCGCCTACACGGGCGTCGAGCTGTTCGAGAAGACCGTCGGCATCATCGGACTCGGCCGCATCGGCGCGCTCATCGCCGCACGCCTGCAGGCGTTCGGCGTGAACGTCGTCGCGTACGACCCGTACGTCACGAGCGCCCGCGCCCAGCAGCTCGGCGTGCAGCTGCTGTCGCTCGACGACCTCCTGCAGCAGTCCGACTTCATCACCATCCACATGCCGAAGACCGCCGAGACGACCGGCATGATCTCCACCGAGCAGTTCCGGCTCATGAAGCCCACTGCCTACATCGTGAACGTCGCACGCGGCGGCCTCATCGACGAAGAGGCGCTCTACGTCGCCCTGACGACCGGCGAGATCGCCGGCGCGGGTCTCGACGTCTTCACTTCGGAGCCGCCCGCCGATGGCGGCACCGCGCGCCCGCTGCTGGACCTGCCGAACGTCGTCGTCACGCCCCACCTCGGCGCGTCGACCGACGAGGCCCAGGAGAAGGCCGGTGTCTCGGTGGCGCGCTCCGTGCGCCTCGCCCTCGGCGGCGAGCTGGTGCCCGATGCCGTCAACGTCGCCGGCGGCGTGATCGACCCCTACGTCCGCCCCGGCATCCCGCTGGTGGAGAAGCTGGGCCAGATCTTCAGCGCCCTGGCGCACTCTCCGCTGACGAGCCTCGACGTCGAGGTGCACGGCGAGCTGAACCAGTACGACGTCAGCGTGCTGAAGCTCGCCGCTCTCAAGGGCGTGTTCACGAACATCGTCAGCGAGAGCGTGTCGTACGTGAACGCGCCGCTGCTTGCCGAGCAGCGCGGGATCGAGGCTCGCCTGATCGTCGACGACCAGTCCGAGGAGTACCGCAACGTGATCACGCTGCGCGGTGCCCTCTCCGACGGCTCGCAGCTGTCGGTGTCGGGCACGCTCACCGGCACGAAGCAGATCGAGAAGCTCGTCGGCATCAACGACTACGCGGTGGAGCTGCCGATCGAGCAGCACCACATCGTCATGCTCTACACCGACCGTCCCGGCATCGTCGCGGTGTACGGGCAGAAGTTCGGCGAGGCCGGCATCAACATCGCCGGCATGCAGATCGCCCGCCGGGCAGCCGGGGGACAGGCGCTGTCGGTGCTGACGGTCGATTCGCCGGTGGCCGACGACGTGCTCGATGCCGTCGGGTCGGCGATCCAGGCGGACCTGTTCCGTCAGATCGAGATCACCGAGTCCTGA